tctctcttgtatGGAGTGCCTTCTTTTCATCAGAGGAGGCGGAGCTTTGACTGCGGCGCAGCAGGCAGCCGTGTGCTGTGTTCGCTCTTTTGTCTGGGGTCTCTGCGGAGCCGAAACAGGTCAAATCTCTTTtgctctgttctcttcccctctcgctTCCAGAAGCCATCGCACTCACTTCTTGTCCCCCTGAACTCCGTCAAGACGCGAGAGCCTGCTTTGCATCGCGGCAGTCATCGCGGCAGTcagtcgcgcttctctctgagtTCTGTTTtcactttcctctctcctctctcctcttcgtcactCCGCTGCCCTCGCGCGCTGGTCTCTGCGGCCTACGCTGCCTCGACGAGTTTTTCGCGGTCCTctgaagacgcatgcacggatCAGGTTAAAAGGAGGAGCGCTGAGGAGAGGTCGTCTCTCCCCAGCCAGAGGGTGTcgttctttgcttcttcgtctcgctcgtCGTTGCTCAGGCAATCtgccctgcatgcgctgggTGCGACCTCTGCAACGGAAAAAGCGCGCGACCTtcccagaggagacaaacggaACGGAACGTTCcccagcagagaaaagaaactcgTCGGTCAAAACCTCACTCGTAGAGGCGAGACGACAAGTCGAGGCGCAAGCTACGATGAGAAACGAGAGAtaacgcagagagaagaggcagacgagagaaacgacagagaggagcctgaggggggagacagagaggagacagaggagatggaaaaaggagacagtgagaagaagaaagggccTTTACCTCCTCCCCTGCGGCTGTCGGCGAGAGAAATTGGAAGAAGGTTTCGAAGAGCAGCTCTCCAAGAACAACACAGGCCTAACATCGCTCAAGGTTGCTTCCCCGTCGAAGCAGTCTTCCAACATCAGGATTTGCTTAATGGTCCGCACAACTTAAGACATTGACTTGCACTCAACTGCCTCCTGCTCGAACGCTCTACACGCATCCTTCTCATATCTTGAGTGCTCCCTATTTCTCTATcgatacatagatatatacatatatatatatatatagatagatagatagacagatagatagatacgcAAATGTATGCGGTTGTATTCTGAGATGTCGATACATGAGTGTCTGGTGATTCAttacatgtatgcatgtagtCAGAGGCATCCAGAGCACGCACCACGGTTCCTAtactgatatatatatatatatatatatgtataaatattcatgtatgcatatgcatgtatatcgTATACATCTATTTATGAATGTGAATACATGCATTCGTTGTGGCTATCGATAGCGGTAGATGCCCGTCGACGAGGCGGTTTGTGATATGTTTCTGAAAGCTTGTCAGAAGCGATAAGAATAGCTCAAGAGGCTCTCTCAACGCCTCTTCAAGACAGAACTTCTGAAGTAtgttctgcttctgtgtgtTCCGTCCGAGTGTGGGTTGTCGACTCTCTCGCTCCGTCTGCTGGCTTCGCATCGGCTGCCTGGGCTGCGTGCATGTACAAGTTCCTTTCGCGTTTGAATCGAAAGGTCGGTCTTTTCTCAGTCTTCTCGTCAGCCAGAGCGAGGCTTGCCTCACGCGCCCACGAGTCGCTCCGAGGAATCGTGTATCTGTGCGTTTCTGTTCGTCCGTAGGTCTGCCGTTCAGGCGTCTTGGCGGCGCGCCGCCGCCCCGGCCGCGGGGAGCGTCTCCGCCTGTGGCTGGCGGCGCTGGAACGCCTGTGGACTCCGggcagagcgaggaagatACTTTGGACTCGGCAGCGAAGCTGCCCAAGGACCtgggaggaaaggcgaagcgaCCTCAGGACGACAGGGGAATGCTCGTCAGCGGCTTGTGTATCGGCACCAGCATGGTCGGCTCGACGGCGATGATCGATGATGGAGATGCGCGAGAACTGCTTCACTGTGCTTATGGAGAATACGGCATCAACTTTTTCGTGAGGAGCCTTGGAGAAAGGGACTCCCATCCACGCGTTGGTCCTTGGCGAGCAGTTGAACCATAAACGGTTCAATTGCTCGCCGTTTAGctctgcagagaagtcgtttttttctccagtttATCTCTTCCGAAACTGCATGCCACAGAACTGTTCCTTCCGCCAGCTGGCCTGCTGGAGCAGGTCTTGAAGCGTTGCGGTTTTCAGGGGACCGGACGtcttttgtgcatgcatgtgaaaGCGGCAGAGGTGCTCAGCAAAGACgacgaactcgagagaaaTGGACGGATGATGAACAGACTCTCAGTCGCTGCTGCGGTTGCCCTCTGTCCATTCCGGCAATGCGTTTCCGTTCAGCAACTGTGGAGTGTGTGAGGGGGAAGcgttgtctccgtcgcctgcgtTTCTGCACCAGTGAACGCCGAGAGCAGTCTGTCCACGACCCTCGGTtcggctgcgtctctccttcactAGACGTCCATGCAGGCATGTGCGAGTTTCCATGCATGTGTGATCGTCGCTAGGTATTCATGCGGAGCGAGGACTCCTCAGGTAGACAGTTAGAGACGCCTGTACGGACGCGTCGCTGTGGCGGAATGTTGTCTCCACGTTCCTGGGCCTGGAGCGCGCGCCGAAGAGGGTTGCGCATTTTTTTTCGACGGTTTTCTCACGAtctgttttgtctccgttgtctccagGACGTCGGGGAACTGGACCCCATTCCGTTCGCGCCTGCGACACACGGCCGCGGACATGTGGAGGTCCTGCGGCCGTTTCTGCGAGCTCACCGGGCTCGCGCAGCGAGCCAAACTGCCTGCAcggctgcagagaggagcggatcgcctgcgtcttcgctcgAGGCCGAGATGCGGCAGATCCGGATTTCTGCGCGCATTCTCGGCGGCGGCCTTTCAGGTTTTCGCCAGGAACGCGAAgcgctgaagagagagatgcaggaCGCAGACATGCGCGGAGACACCACGGGCGTGAGGTGGGCCTGGGGCGAACATGACCCAGACACGATCGAAGGGGAAAGCGACAGTCGCCAGGCTGAAGAAATCTGGAGCAGAGATCGCGGCTGGTGGACTCGGAAAGACCGCGCagagcgacgcatgcagaggtaAAACGCGAGGGGGACGGTGGCTGCTAAAGCACAGTTCAACAGCTTTCCATCGACTCAAGGATCTTCGATCGTCTCAGATATctatttatgtatatttagacatatatatacatacatatgtatatatatacatacatatgtatatatagacatatatatgtatatatacatatatatatatatatatatgtgtgtgtatgcgtaGAAGTGTGCATAGGCTCGGacgtataaatatatttgtatgtcCATGTATGTGCGTATATGAAGATGTCTAGAAATGATGTGAACTGCAATtctttgtgcatgcagatgatCCTTTCCACCAACGCGGCAGTACATGTACTCACACTTCCCTTCAGATCGCTGTGCCTACTCAATATATAAATGAAGACGTATACCCACGAGTGCAGaagtatgtatatatatatatatatatatatgtatgtatagaaagatagatatatgtatctctatgcatatatttatgtagaTGGTTGTAGAGGTGAGAGCTGTCAGTGTGCACCTGTCTGTGGATGTCTGCTTGGGCGGCCGTGCTGTGTCTTGGCGCTGCTGTTTTGCATGAGAATCCAAGAGTTGCGTTCGTCTGTCTTTGAGAAGTTGTTGTTCGGTCTGGCGCCCCGCGTCGACTCTCGGGACTGTCTCTGTGTACACACATGCGTGCTCACATGAGCTTGCGGTTTGAGACTTGATTTCTCGGCTCTTTCTGCGCTTccgttcccttctcttctcacaCCCGAcggtctgtctctgcggcttGTCGCGCGTCAGCGACCATGTGGAGCAGGCTGTCGACGaccttcttctgcgcctcgGCATCGACTGCGTCGACCTCCTTCAGTTCGACGTCCCCCACCGCTACGTCCCCCGTCACGAGCTCGGCGAAGACACTTACTGCTGGGGGGTAAGTGGGGAAggccaagagagaaaaagaaatggtcaggagggagaacaagTCGTTGAGAGAAACGAGCACGAGCGTAGAAAGAACAGGGACCTGACAACCGCGGAGcaaggacagagagagacagaagccggaaggagaccggagagacagaagcagtgGGTCTGCGAAGTGACGGCgacgcttcctctcctctgtttctgaccttggaggtttcgtcgttttttgatgttcgctttcttctctcggtgcCTGCTTCACATCGCAGCTCGAACGCGAAGACGAGATGGCCATCGAAGAGCAGCTGGTGATCCTGCAGCGTCTGGTCGACAAAGGAAAGGTGACTGCCCACTCGTTGACTGTCGCGCTGGCACAagtctcgcgtttcttgaGAACACAGAACTCAACGGTGAAGACTCCACTGTGGAGGCCGTCcggggagaaagggagaacgcATGAACGAGGCGCTGGCTTGAAACTGGGAGAAGCAGtgtgcagaaaacgaaaacgtTCTTGTGTAGAGGAAGCCTATGACTCGGCAGGCCTCTCACCGCCACCGCCAcagtctctcgctgtctcgtctggattttctctctttccctttgGAGGATTCCacgtctcctctttgtcttcctgTGCGgaccgtctctcctcctgcgcGTTCTCCGTAGGTTCGGTACATCGGCTTGAGCAACGAGACTCCTTGGGGTGTCTTCAAATGGTGTACCGCAGCTGACCAAGTGAGCTCGGTGTCTTCGTCGTGAACGAAACTgtggtgcatgcgcgagcgTCGGCGCgtccttcgcgttctttccATTTCTGTCCGTGCTTGCGACTTCGCCTGGAGTTTTTTGCACCGTGTAACGCGCCCGTCCACGACCTCGACTTGAGGGGCGGTCTCTTTCGTTGGTCTTTTCGACTGCCTTGCGCCGTAAACTGTCAACCTCCGTTCTGCGTTGTGGTCTCGTGCACATCTCCGTTTACCTGGAGTGTGCGTCTTCGTGAGGCTGCGGCACTGAAAACTCTTGCAGAGATACCCGGCGCTGTCTTCATCGACACTGTCGGACGCATGTGGAGCGCGCGTCTTTCATTTGTCATGCTCTTTCCGCCAGTCGAGGGTAGAAAAAAAATACCTTTTTTTATGTCCTGGAGGTCTCTCGGCGACATGCCCTTCGCCACACCATCCACACGGCTTGTGAGTGCGAATGGAAAGCCGGCGATATCTGGTTCTTCGCAGATGGGTCTGAGTCGCGTCGCCAGTGTTCAAACGCTCTACAACATCATGCATCGAAACGAATTCGAGTCTTCGGGTGAGCAAAGCGTCCTGTCGCCGGCGATCTTTTTCTCCGGCACTCTGCGTCGTTGACAGTGTGTTTGCATCTGTAGGTTTTTTCTGAGGACATGGAGAGGCCGACGCTTCCGCGGGTGGTGAAAGCGCAGTCGAGTCTCTCAGCTCTGGCCAAAAGTGGAGAGGCTGCACGCAGAGGGTGCATTGTCAGTTGGTCTTGTCAagtccttccttccttctctgctgcgtcaCTGTGCAGGCTTCCCGGAGATGTTGTGGAACCTCAATGTGCCTCTGTTGGCCTACGGAGTTCTCGCTGGAGGTGTATTAACGGGCAAATACCTCGATCCGGAACGGTACGTTTGCCCTTTGCTCTCCGCGGTCCTCGTTGGCGTTCCTTCCCTCGAACGGTGCTGTTTCTTGGAatggtgtctctctttctcgctctttgtgTTGCactgttctctgtctgtttctcgctgtctgtttctcgctgtctgtttctcgctggctctctcgttgtctctctgtctctgtcgcgtccTCTTGCTTTGCCCGCTTGATTCctgcgcctctctttctctcttctctttgccttccgtttcccttcgtttctctcgcgttcctctccctGTGTTCTTTTCCGTTCCTGGCTTTCCTTTGCGCCGCTCCACTTTGCCCGGCTGTGCACAACGTCCCCAGCCGCCGgcctctcgcgcgcgctCTGCAGCTTCAATCCGCGGGGTCCGGACGAGCGACTCGGCCAGGACGAATGGGACAACGCCGTCGCGACCTACCGCACACAGTTGCCGGAAGACTCAGGCTATCTCTCGTATGGCCCAGCGAACGGCAGGTGCAACAAGTGGAAGGAAAGCTACTCCACCCACCGCTCTGTCTGGGCGCAGTGGCTGATGGGGGAACTCGTGAAGGCCGCGCGACAGTTCGGCCTCACGGCCTCTCAGCTTGCCCTCAGCTGGGTCTACTCGCGACCGTTCGTAAGCGACACACAGATACGTCTTGGATGAGAGCTCGTCAACAACTGAACACCGTCCAAGCGAAGTTCAGGTCCGCTGTGAACTCTGTGGGGACCAGGAGCCGCCGCGCGGCGCCGCGACGAGGACGGCAAACGATACATTGCTCCCAGTCAACGAGTGCAGCACAGAAGGCATTCgtggaaaggcgagagggaaaggagcgcaaggaaagcagaggaaggagaagacatggggaggaaggagaagacatggggaggaaggagaagacatgGGGAGGAAGGATGGGGGAGAGAATGGCAGCAGTTGCGGATcaagacaaggaagagacggaatGCGGTAGTGTGACCTGTAAGACCTGTAAACCGTAACCGGTTCCTCGCCAGCtcttttttttgtgtttgcggctctgtctcttcagctgGGCAGTGCGATCATTGGACCTCGAACGATTGGCCAACTGCGGTAAGCGAAATACAgctcttcgtttcgtttctgtctcgccggTGAGTTCATCTCTGTGCGTATCTGAGCTCCTGCCTGTTCTCACTGCGTTCCTCTGTGGCGCATACCTTCGTCCGTTCTCCCCGCTTTTCGTTTGCAAGCCTGCGCCTCAACTGTCGCCCAGGCATTGCGCGGTCGTCTGAGAGCTAAACACAGACCAGCAAGAGACAAACGCAACAAGAAATAAATCCTGTCCACGCAGACGCACACGATGATGAGAAAACGCGGTCGCAACGACCAGAGGCATTAGgactgcgtgcatgcgcgggagGACAGAACAGATGACGCAAAGCGCTGCAGATCCTGTCGCCTGCGAGAGGTTCACTTCTCGAGTGATATCTGTTCTGAATGGATCTGGACGTCGGGCATCCTCTGTGCTTCTCGGCGCGTTGGCTGCATCTGTGTGTTGCCTTGGGTGTATGGCTCCCTCTGCCTGTTTGTGACGCCTTTTCAGAGAGAGCATCCGCGCGCTGAACTATCCTGTTCCACCGGTTCTGGAAGCAGTTCTTCACGACCTGTTCCTTCGTTATCGAGCGCCGACCATGGGCGGCCCTCAAGTCGGAACTCAGCTCGACGACCTCGATCACGGCCAACTGATTTCGCAGTCCGAATTCATGAGATGGGGACGACAGCCTATCTGGAGCGGCGGAACGTACTGGCCGAACTGGGTACgcagcaactgcatgcagcgctcAGGATCCTAGGCTCAGCGACGTCTCGATTCGATGTTTGGCGGTGCATCAAGGCTGGATCCTGGCAAAGGCCTCAGAGGCCATGTCGACGTAAACTGGGGCGTACAGAGAATCGAACGTTCGCCTTTTGCAAGTTGAGAAAAAGTTCggccgagagacgcgaagccgcGGCCGTGACGGGCGAAAGTTGtcgctgtgcatgcgtgctCGAGGCGACAGCTGGAGAGCGAGTTCGAGTTTCTCCTGAACGGAGGCCAGCGCCGGTTTTTCCGTATTTGAGGCGCATGTCGTTGAGCATCTGCTTGGTGTTTGGTCGGGAGGCGTGGAAACCTGCCATGCGCTCAGATGCTTGATGGCTTACAAAaccgcgttcctctctcgttctctctgccctcgcAGCCGCAGCCGCTCGTCTCCGAGAAGGTCGACTATTTACGCAAACGCGAAGAGCTGGTGAGTCTTTCgattcgctctctctcccccttttctccagttcgAGTGGACGCCGTTCCGTCACTCTGCAACTGTcgctttttcgcgttttctttgttcACGCAAGGCCTTCCTGTTTCAAagcgtcgcctgtctcgagAGCTCCGCTCCCCTCCTGCGGGGGCGGGGATGGGGGCGTTCAGACGATGCAGTCGTTTCCTAACCGATGTCTTCCTGGCCGAATCGTGCCTCTCGTTCAGCTCGAACTCCGCGCGGCAGCggcagacacagacgacCCCTCAGACGACGGCGCCTTCAATGTGCGAATGTGGAGGGAAATGTTGGACGACCGCAGACCAGGTGAGCGACGAATGCACATCCACTCTTTGGCCGCGAGAACGCAGTTCGTTTGCCGCGCAGAGACTCGTCGAGCATGCGCAGTgccgcgagacagcgagaccTACGCATGCAAGCAGTTGCGGTGTCGAGTCTGCTGCACCGCAAGTTGCTTAACTCGCCAGGGTGGCTGAGCCTGTCTCATCGCCTCCTCTGCGACGCATGCGGCAGTGCGAAAGGCCTCGCCAGCGTCGGTGTTACCTACAAGCGTAAAGATGCAGACAGGTCCACTTCTCCCTCCCCGTcggtgtttttctttctacTCTtccgcatatatatatatatatatatatgtattatatacatatatatataaatatattatatacatattatatatatatatatgtatgcatgtgtctatatgtgtatgtgtgcgtAGTATACGTTAGAAGCGAGATAGAGATggatagatacatagatgGATCGAGCGATAGGTGTAGATAGGTACGGATACGTTAAGGTAGAGAAGGGCAAGTATATCGATGGTCAGATTGAGAGCGatccagagacagacacactgCGATAGGGAGAGAGGTAGGCTGATGGAGAGTGACGCGTAGATCGGCATGAGGAAGGACAGCCGACGGAATTCAGCAGGGATGGAAGGGGATTTTGTGCGTCGTTTGCACTTTCAGGAGAGTATTTTGCGGTGAAGGAGCAGAAACTGTTTGGGTGGGACGAGAAAAAGTTTGCGGACATGGACTGGAAAAACTTGACGAGACACGAACGCGAAAGTCAAGATCACTTCGACTTCCACTTTGTCTGGCGCGGAGACAAGGCAAGGACCGATGCGTGCAGTTCACAACCCCACACAAGCCAAAAGAACTTTTCCTCCAAATGTCTCTACATGTCTCCATTTATCTATTTGTCCTTCGCAACTCACACTATATATGCATGggtacagagagacagaggcacgagaaaggaaagaaacactCGTATACAAAAAATCAGGCGTTCATCGAAAGGTCCATGTATATGGGGATGCATACGTAtacttatacatatatatatatatatatatacatatttatatatgtaattGCATATCTGTAGCGAACGCCTTGTGAATAGTAAATGGTTgacagagacggcgagagggagagacagagagatgtgATGTGCATCCgttgtgtctgtctctgacTGCGGTTACTGGGGAGCTTATTTTCCAGTTTTCAGACTTTTGTGTTGCCATTGAAGGTTTCGTCGCTTTCCCGGCGGATGGCCAGGGTGTCGTTTGTGCTGACGCTCTGTTGGCGCCTCATCAttgtcgcgttttctctcctccgcttctttGTTGAGTTGCCGTTTCTGGgactgtgtctctccctttcgctCGATCTTTTGCTTTATCTCGCACATGGCACTGTTTCTGgacgcctgtgtctctcgcttctctcgtttgcgACATGcgttctgttcttctcttttccctcgaTCAGATTTACCGAGAAAACACGACGGAGGGGATGCGGAACTTTTACCGCAACAAGAAGGCCATTTGCGACGTTATGCACAAGTACAGACTCTTTAGTTCCGCTCGCGCGTTCGCGCCTGCAGCCGCGCTTTCTCCCCCGTTCCAGCCTTCCACGGTTCCTGTCTGGATGCTTGCAGAATCCGAGGAAGACAGCTTTCGCTGTTGTGGAGTTTggtcgtttctccttcttctttacTGATGTGATTCGTACTCGATAGCCTCTCCAGTGAGACGATGTAGAACTGCGGACTTCCGACAAGTCTCCTAGGTTCTCTGGAGCAAAGTAATgagtcgctgcatgcgctgcctgCCTCCGGTTCCTCCACGAACACACCCGCTTCTGCCCCTGCACATCAGGCTGGTGATCAGTGTAATTGCTCGCGTACTCACAAACAAAGAAATGTGTGAGTTTACACCTACATATCCAATATATATGTCgatataagtatatataccTGTAGaagcatacacacatatatatataggcatatttgtatgtatatatgtatgtgccTGTGGAGGCAATTTCTGGTGGACAAGCAACGATTTGTTAGGTGTACGGTCTGAAGTGTCTGTGTGGtttgctttcttgtctcttgtTTTCAGAAACATCATGCAGTTTCAGGATATTTATCAGAACATGGAACGCGTGAGTTGGGCGCTTCCCCTCCTTCCTGTCGATTTAGTCTGAGGCGgaatttttttctctggttCTTCCCCATTTTTTTCCTCCTGCTCAagtttgtgcatgcacacttGCCTACCCCTGCACATCAATGCGCTGCATCGATATACATTTCtgtgttctttccttcgctAGTCGATTCTCGAGAAGAGATATTGACATCCAGAACAACCGCGAAGGAACGAGACGCACTTTtctgcatatgcatatatatatatatatatatatatatatatatatgtacatatatatacatatatatacatacacatatatagacatacatacacatatatatacatatatatacatatatatacatatatatacatatatatggatagatatgcatatacctACAGTCAGATAGAAAGATGCAGGCAAGGCCTAGGTAGGGAGAGACGTGTGAAGTCGCCATAAAAGCCATCGTGCCTGTTCTTATCTGCAGATTCATTTTTCGTATCAGCGTCGCAGGAAAGGCTCTCGATCCTGTCTGGCACAGGTTGATTGCAGTGTGGACGTATCAGTGGCTGGCACAGTGTTCATGCGATTTTTCGGTCGACGAAGGGTGTAATTGAGTAACTCAGACGCTGAGCATCTGTCGCCAACGCCTGAGACCTTTTTGAAAAGGGGACAACACACAGGCAAAGTTGATCTCGGGAGAGCTCAGGTAGACGTCGGAAGCGAAACACCGAGAAAGTTCCGTCGTTCAAgtcagtgcatgcatctgtctAGAtgggcatgcatgcattgacGTTTGTCTGTATCTAGTTGTAGCTTTAAGCATAGATGCAGAGATATCGTAGACTCGCGtagatacatacagataAGCATTGAGAGCTACAAGTAGCTCGAGAGGGATAGACAGATCGATGAATTCATTGATTGATAAATAGTAGATAGTTAGCTATAGGTAGAGAGGTAGACATAGGTAGATAGATAAACATAGATAGATCGATATCGATAGATAAATAGGTTTTATGAAAGGCCTGTCCTTGTCTGAGTGAGTGTCGCATTCGCGAGCGACTTGACGAGGCGACCTTGCAGATGATTTTGTGTGATTTCCTCAGACCCCCGGACTCTGGTGCAGCATGTGGAATGAATGGGACTACGACCTGATCGACAAGCGGCTACGAGAGCGCCATGGCATCGACATCCTCGACAAAAAGGCGAGACTAAATCTAAAACTGCGACGCCCgaaacaaaggaagaaacacatataaatatgtgcatatatatatatatatatttatatataggtatattCTTCCGGATGTTCGACATATCTATTGACTTTCAAAGTCCACCCATACAccgtatacatgtatatatatatatatatgtgtatatatgtatatatatatatatatatatatgtaagtcGATATCTACCTCAGGAGATACGTAGAGGACCAGCAGGTGTGGACGCATGCGTTGTGGAGAGTTGATGGTTTTTGCGTTGTTTTTCAGGTGTGGAAGGTCGTGGCGGATGTTCCcgacaagcagagaagaaggcgactgGAATTCACAGAACCGTTTTGGTActgggaagacgaaggacaaCCAGACATGCCTTGGGAGCATGCAACCGGGGAGGATGTGACCGACGGAGGCACGCAGCCGTAGGCTCTGCACTCTTCCTTCCACGCAACTTGGCTTATGCTCTACCGCCCTCACTCTCATttgtatacgtgtatatacatatacatttacatgtatatatatatatatatatatatatatatatacatatacatacatatacatatatatacatacatatacatatatatacatacatatacatttacatatatatacatacatatatatttacaaatatatgcatatatatatatatatgtatatgtatttgtttATTTATTTGaatttgtgcatgcatgcactgaacATAATTGAAACCCTGGCGTTTTTCTCTGACCTGGAGAAGGCACTGCACTTTTG
This Toxoplasma gondii ME49 chromosome VIII, whole genome shotgun sequence DNA region includes the following protein-coding sequences:
- a CDS encoding oxidoreductase, aldo/keto reductase family protein (encoded by transcript TGME49_270100~Predicted trans-membrane domain (TMHMM2.0):73-91), giving the protein MREPPESALQPVSSWGVVFSPGLNDPGGARRENERIACRLTETVERTSQLRVLSLHSECVRRLAAIEKRKKKTFSRCLFFVFFFGVLYLFSPRSSTRQRRQAKCNHAADFSARFFSPGFSSRFALSLPPLVKPSYCSSSSPLPVSSFQSPSPPTDFALQCVTCNAHEDEDEEWVARLLRVREPAVQEQTEALFEEGGTFCLSRCSPLLPRFLDRTGDLSFASSLLSGCAWPPRDLPLNSLFFSTETRRGSFAEPPSFARHLSSLLSLPTVLSASALTLPSASSLSSLSPSVSSRRKICWPPQSPPLSRESTPIFRVPHALHAHSTSTCEGASCSPRFFFLRPSVRTPSRSSFSLAFSPSELSSFSSWQGGPHRTWLASPSSSSWPSSPSFQSASSLLYGVPSFHQRRRSFDCGAAGSRVLCSLFCLGSLRSRNRSNLFCSVLFPSRFQKPSHSLLVPLNSVKTREPALHRGSHRGSQSRFSLSSVFTFLSPLSSSSLRCPRALVSAAYAASTSFSRSSEDACTDQVKRRSAEERSSLPSQRVSFFASSSRSSLLRQSALHALGATSATEKARDLPRGDKRNGTFPSREKKLVGQNLTRRGETTSRGASYDEKREITQREEADERNDREEPEGGDREETEEMEKGDSEKKKGPLPPPLRLSAREIGRRFRRAALQEQHRPNIAQGCFPVEAVFQHQDLLNGLPFRRLGGAPPPRPRGASPPVAGGAGTPVDSGQSEEDTLDSAAKLPKDLGGKAKRPQDDRGMLVSGLCIGTSMVGSTAMIDDGDARELLHCAYGEYGINFFDVGELDPIPFAPATHGRGHVEVLRPFLRAHRARAASQTACTAAERSGSPASSLEAEMRQIRISARILGGGLSGFRQEREALKREMQDADMRGDTTGVRWAWGEHDPDTIEGESDSRQAEEIWSRDRGWWTRKDRAERRMQSDHVEQAVDDLLLRLGIDCVDLLQFDVPHRYVPRHELGEDTYCWGLEREDEMAIEEQLVILQRLVDKGKVRYIGLSNETPWGVFKWCTAADQMGLSRVASVQTLYNIMHRNEFESSGFPEMLWNLNVPLLAYGVLAGGVLTGKYLDPERFNPRGPDERLGQDEWDNAVATYRTQLPEDSGYLSYGPANGRCNKWKESYSTHRSVWAQWLMGELVKAARQFGLTASQLALSWVYSRPFLGSAIIGPRTIGQLRESIRALNYPVPPVLEAVLHDLFLRYRAPTMGGPQVGTQLDDLDHGQLISQSEFMRWGRQPIWSGGTYWPNWPQPLVSEKVDYLRKREELLELRAAAADTDDPSDDGAFNVRMWREMLDDRRPGEYFAVKEQKLFGWDEKKFADMDWKNLTRHERESQDHFDFHFVWRGDKIYRENTTEGMRNFYRNKKAICDVMHKNIMQFQDIYQNMERTPGLWCSMWNEWDYDLIDKRLRERHGIDILDKKVWKVVADVPDKQRRRRLEFTEPFWYWEDEGQPDMPWEHATGEDVTDGGTQP